Proteins encoded together in one Coleofasciculus chthonoplastes PCC 7420 window:
- a CDS encoding M48 family metallopeptidase, translating to MKLLWNSLLLSLGILLPTSTSIVLAESAKTPESIGSTQNLTISDSPIEPIVQTPDPLHHPMQIGLPEQVTVEHQLPTNRAEAIAIPETPSAASTSVIVAEDSSETPKTIVIPEAVPTSIPSTPSEEIPPEFTTQSPPSTVEDSTEVETIEIPETVSDDSADTEDDSETTAEDSTEVETIETPETASDDSADTEDDSETTAEDSTEVETIETPETASDDSADTEDDTETTAEIPELTPEERERQQKLIEADRLYMSGQFTAAQQLYREAKASFDTEAALEKPVAIYEPSELSPAGAVYWRQSEEGLEQELETKILVPLQFLVEQQPEFIPGHLRYAQTLQEYDRQEEAIQVLERATTLYPNEPDLIKAKVTALADTKRWLEASLAARQFAMLNFNHPQAAEFEVLAEENLERYRSRLRGELRGNAIANVITGALGYIFTGNLFGPISAIETTTLMLRGESAVGESFAGRVQKQLPMVEDEQVLEYVQEIGNKLAIVAGRDEFEYQFYVVMDDQLNAFALPGGKIFVNAGAILKTDSEAELAGLLAHELAHAVLSHGFQLVTEGNLIANVTQYIPFGRTATNLIVLDYSRDMERQADALGTKILVAGGYAADGLHNLMITLNEEDRDRPLFAWLSTHPNTEERISNIETLIERNGYNRYTYEGVARHLQIQERVAQLLKEYEAQQECEENDDEECEQKEDTLEE from the coding sequence ATGAAACTGCTCTGGAATTCCCTTTTACTCTCCTTAGGCATCCTACTGCCAACTTCAACCTCTATCGTTTTAGCCGAGTCTGCGAAAACCCCTGAATCCATTGGTTCTACTCAGAATCTCACCATTTCAGATTCCCCAATTGAGCCAATTGTTCAGACGCCAGATCCACTGCATCACCCGATGCAGATCGGATTACCTGAACAAGTCACGGTTGAACACCAATTACCCACAAACAGGGCGGAAGCGATCGCGATTCCAGAGACTCCCTCAGCCGCTTCCACTTCAGTTATCGTCGCTGAGGATTCCTCGGAAACGCCAAAAACTATCGTCATTCCAGAGGCTGTACCCACTTCAATTCCCTCAACCCCCTCTGAGGAAATACCACCAGAGTTCACGACTCAATCTCCCCCATCCACAGTTGAAGACTCGACCGAAGTCGAGACAATAGAAATCCCAGAAACCGTCAGTGATGACTCAGCGGATACAGAAGACGACAGCGAAACTACCGCTGAAGACTCGACCGAAGTCGAGACAATAGAAACCCCAGAAACCGCCAGCGACGACTCAGCGGATACAGAAGACGACAGCGAAACTACCGCTGAAGACTCGACCGAAGTCGAGACAATAGAAACCCCAGAAACCGCCAGCGACGACTCAGCGGATACAGAAGACGACACCGAAACTACCGCCGAAATCCCCGAACTGACGCCCGAAGAACGGGAACGTCAGCAAAAGCTGATTGAAGCCGATCGCCTTTACATGAGCGGTCAATTTACCGCTGCTCAACAGCTTTATCGGGAAGCCAAAGCCTCTTTTGACACGGAAGCAGCCCTAGAGAAACCCGTCGCTATCTATGAGCCGAGTGAACTCTCACCTGCGGGTGCGGTGTATTGGCGTCAGTCTGAGGAAGGGTTAGAACAGGAACTAGAAACCAAGATTCTTGTCCCCCTCCAGTTTTTAGTCGAACAGCAACCAGAATTTATTCCCGGTCATTTGCGCTATGCTCAAACCCTCCAGGAGTACGATCGCCAGGAGGAGGCGATTCAGGTATTGGAACGGGCGACAACCTTATATCCCAATGAGCCAGATTTAATTAAAGCCAAAGTTACCGCCCTAGCCGATACCAAACGCTGGTTAGAAGCCTCCCTCGCCGCCCGTCAATTTGCCATGCTCAACTTCAATCATCCCCAAGCGGCGGAATTTGAAGTGCTAGCGGAGGAGAATTTGGAACGCTATCGATCGCGCTTGCGGGGTGAACTGAGAGGAAACGCGATCGCGAATGTGATTACGGGGGCGTTGGGTTATATTTTTACCGGGAATCTCTTTGGTCCGATTTCGGCAATTGAAACCACCACGTTAATGCTGCGCGGTGAATCCGCCGTGGGTGAAAGCTTCGCCGGAAGGGTACAAAAGCAACTCCCTATGGTTGAAGATGAACAGGTGCTGGAGTATGTCCAGGAAATTGGCAACAAACTCGCGATCGTAGCGGGGCGGGATGAGTTTGAGTATCAGTTTTATGTGGTCATGGATGACCAACTGAATGCCTTTGCTTTACCAGGTGGAAAGATATTTGTCAATGCTGGCGCGATTCTGAAAACGGATTCTGAGGCGGAGTTAGCGGGGTTATTGGCTCATGAACTGGCTCATGCGGTATTATCCCATGGTTTCCAGTTGGTAACGGAGGGGAATTTGATTGCCAATGTTACCCAATATATTCCCTTTGGTCGCACCGCTACAAATTTAATTGTTCTCGACTATAGCCGGGACATGGAACGTCAGGCTGATGCATTGGGAACAAAGATTTTAGTCGCTGGCGGCTATGCAGCGGATGGACTGCATAATCTCATGATTACGTTAAACGAAGAAGACCGCGATCGCCCCTTATTTGCATGGCTGTCTACTCACCCGAATACAGAGGAACGGATTAGCAATATTGAAACCCTCATTGAGCGCAATGGCTACAACCGTTATACCTACGAAGGCGTCGCCCGACATTTGCAGATTCAAGAGCGAGTGGCGCAATTGCTCAAGGAATACGAAGCGCAACAGGAATGTGAAGAAAATGATGATGAGGAGTGTGAACAGAAGGAGGACACCTTAGAAGAATAG
- a CDS encoding S-layer homology domain-containing protein, with amino-acid sequence MRNLPPPDSDSSPLGLEEWIGIIIAVITIGGILIGVLGQRQKGLNLQQWIGSLTSEPKTEAPEEPKVTSPIAEEIPTRETLSSAPLATDSPSPSPAVAAAPESIDEDEAFPEIARAVPLAPIVSAPTTETAEIPTETPEATPTPTPTETPDAAVKFADVPDDYWASPYITALVQRDIMSGFPEDNTFKPNSSITRAEFAALLRSAFDQQPTLETPNFKDISSDFWAWSAIQETSKTNFLRGYPNNTFQPKQPIPKVQVLVALASGLGLEANQSPQEVLQTYQDSAQIPEYAREKVSAATEAGIVVNYPNTESLNPTQDATRAEVAAMVYQALVEAGKADAVTSEYVVNP; translated from the coding sequence ATGAGAAATCTACCGCCACCCGATTCGGACTCCTCTCCACTAGGTTTGGAGGAATGGATTGGTATAATTATCGCCGTTATCACTATCGGTGGGATTTTGATTGGAGTATTGGGTCAACGGCAAAAGGGATTGAACCTACAGCAGTGGATTGGCTCACTCACCTCTGAACCAAAAACAGAAGCACCAGAAGAGCCAAAAGTAACTTCTCCGATAGCTGAGGAGATTCCCACTCGCGAAACCCTCAGCAGCGCTCCTTTGGCAACAGACTCCCCTTCACCTTCTCCAGCCGTAGCTGCTGCACCCGAATCCATTGATGAAGACGAGGCGTTTCCGGAAATAGCTAGAGCTGTTCCTCTTGCTCCGATTGTCTCAGCTCCCACGACAGAAACAGCAGAAATACCCACGGAAACTCCGGAAGCAACACCGACACCAACCCCAACGGAAACGCCTGATGCAGCCGTGAAGTTTGCCGATGTTCCAGATGACTATTGGGCAAGTCCTTATATTACCGCTCTGGTGCAGCGGGATATTATGAGCGGCTTTCCAGAAGATAATACGTTTAAACCGAATAGTTCGATCACTCGGGCAGAATTTGCGGCGTTGTTAAGAAGCGCTTTTGATCAACAACCCACCTTAGAGACACCCAACTTTAAGGACATATCTTCAGACTTTTGGGCATGGTCTGCGATTCAGGAAACCAGCAAAACTAATTTTTTGCGTGGCTATCCTAATAATACCTTTCAACCCAAGCAACCGATTCCTAAAGTACAAGTTTTAGTGGCACTAGCGAGTGGCTTGGGGTTAGAAGCAAATCAATCTCCTCAGGAGGTGTTACAAACCTATCAGGATTCCGCTCAGATTCCAGAGTATGCGCGTGAAAAAGTCAGTGCGGCAACAGAAGCGGGTATTGTGGTGAATTATCCAAATACTGAGTCTCTCAATCCGACTCAAGATGCAACTCGCGCTGAGGTAGCGGCGATGGTTTATCAGGCTTTAGTCGAAGCTGGAAAAGCAGATGCTGTAACGTCTGAGTATGTGGTTAATCCTTGA
- a CDS encoding (2Fe-2S) ferredoxin domain-containing protein, with the protein MGKSYKKKQVSPFKLEGQFVKFLGKAGKKPKLLWVNTEAGERYIKLAKPLRESLPEILKPGDPIEVYGKQKYKPKRGELKLKAERVTLKTPSASQQYEKLLQPSPQKTKASVMVCKKSSCRKRGAAKVHQVMNNTLRDRNLDDQVAIKDTGCMKQCKKGPCMVVMPDKARYNKVAPEDVPTLVDKHFGSKLKPEANVSQRSTVRCGG; encoded by the coding sequence ATGGGTAAATCATATAAAAAGAAACAAGTCAGCCCCTTCAAGCTAGAGGGACAGTTTGTCAAATTTCTGGGTAAAGCTGGCAAAAAACCCAAGTTGCTGTGGGTAAATACAGAAGCAGGTGAACGATATATCAAGCTGGCTAAACCCTTACGGGAATCTCTACCTGAAATCCTCAAACCCGGAGATCCGATAGAAGTCTATGGCAAACAGAAGTACAAACCCAAACGTGGGGAATTGAAACTCAAAGCCGAGCGGGTGACATTGAAAACCCCGTCAGCATCTCAGCAATATGAGAAACTTTTGCAACCGTCTCCCCAGAAAACCAAAGCCAGCGTCATGGTGTGTAAAAAGTCATCCTGTCGCAAGCGCGGTGCGGCAAAAGTCCATCAAGTGATGAACAACACCTTGCGCGATCGCAACCTTGATGACCAAGTAGCGATTAAAGACACAGGCTGTATGAAGCAGTGTAAAAAAGGTCCATGTATGGTAGTGATGCCAGACAAAGCCCGGTACAATAAGGTGGCTCCCGAAGACGTACCGACGCTAGTGGATAAGCACTTTGGCAGTAAACTCAAGCCAGAGGCAAATGTATCCCAACGCTCTACCGTCAGATGTGGAGGCTAA
- a CDS encoding HetZ-related protein 2, protein MQTLKQGLEECHLMERLADQLEQEWQQRLANDYPGYCPAIRTSIVHWLLGENRERLNHLLPDKLKIVCQAMDYRYRILRQRYLGVTPEQAYRNLTSRLASLMTLRNKIRTWVSLSRDRQRAVVDVLQEVIQELLNSDRYIQGQIGWIAQCSEDIHLRDALLLTTLEEYCMRPIRNQPLVVYRFVNFLKRSGRGGMTHLPGGENVRFVSESITSDDTDAPVSLLDNQAIADYQETQGWQEQQALRLSVRQEFETYLDQNVGAQAAQWLRLYLQGKSQEEIAKTLGLPIQKVYRLREKISYHAIRVFSLKVKPELVASWLEVSLKEHNLGLTPIQWQDYWQSLTDQQRQLLQQLRTGKTLDVIAKDLNWKYNQALGEWSKLYLAAQDIRSSS, encoded by the coding sequence ATGCAAACATTAAAACAGGGGTTAGAGGAGTGCCATCTGATGGAAAGGTTGGCAGATCAACTCGAACAAGAGTGGCAACAGCGTTTAGCCAATGACTATCCAGGCTATTGCCCAGCGATCAGAACCAGCATTGTCCACTGGTTACTGGGAGAAAACAGGGAAAGGTTAAACCACTTACTACCCGACAAACTCAAGATTGTCTGCCAAGCGATGGACTATCGCTATCGGATTTTACGTCAGCGCTATTTGGGGGTTACTCCAGAGCAAGCCTATCGCAATTTGACGAGTCGGTTAGCGAGTTTAATGACGTTACGGAATAAAATCCGGACGTGGGTGTCTCTGAGTCGCGATCGCCAACGGGCTGTGGTGGATGTCTTACAAGAAGTGATTCAGGAATTATTAAACAGCGATCGCTATATCCAAGGGCAGATTGGTTGGATTGCCCAATGTAGTGAAGATATTCATTTACGCGACGCCCTCTTACTCACCACCCTTGAAGAATATTGTATGCGTCCGATCCGCAATCAGCCGTTGGTTGTCTATCGATTCGTCAATTTTCTCAAGCGATCGGGACGCGGTGGAATGACGCATCTACCGGGCGGGGAAAATGTGCGATTTGTCTCCGAGTCGATTACCTCCGATGATACCGATGCTCCGGTGAGTTTATTAGATAATCAAGCGATCGCGGATTATCAAGAGACTCAAGGCTGGCAAGAGCAACAAGCGCTGCGTCTATCAGTACGCCAAGAATTTGAAACCTACCTCGACCAAAACGTTGGTGCCCAAGCCGCCCAATGGTTACGCCTGTATCTGCAAGGGAAATCTCAAGAGGAGATCGCTAAGACGTTAGGCTTGCCGATCCAAAAGGTTTATCGCTTGCGAGAAAAAATCAGTTACCATGCCATTCGCGTCTTTTCCCTGAAAGTTAAGCCGGAATTAGTCGCCAGTTGGTTAGAGGTATCCTTAAAGGAGCATAACTTAGGGTTAACTCCCATACAGTGGCAAGACTATTGGCAAAGTCTCACCGACCAACAGCGCCAGTTGCTTCAACAATTGAGAACTGGTAAAACGCTCGATGTCATTGCCAAGGATCTAAATTGGAAGTATAACCAGGCACTTGGCGAATGGAGTAAGCTCTACTTAGCGGCTCAAGACATCCGTAGCTCTTCCTAG
- the smc gene encoding chromosome segregation protein SMC, giving the protein MVHVKRLELTNFKSFGGTTQIPMLPGFTVVSGPNGSGKSNILDALLFCLGLSSSKGMRAERLPDLVNHNKERRSTVEARVTVTFDLSDAPDILGVEEIPENSESDAEKEEETEEDNPNSQPLTPQSTEWTVTRRLRVTKQNTYTSTYYINGESCTLTQLHEQLNRLRVYPEGYNVVLQGDVTSIISMNSRERREIIDELAGVAAFDRKITQTKDTLNEVKEREDRCRIIEKELITQRDRLAADRIKAEKYKKLRAELQEKQQWELVLKWRSLQQQVAHLISLMEKGEQDERQLTQQLHTIESEIRQGTEQLATLNTRVKALGEEEQVAVSATLASQDAERRQLQRRQQELIQNLADTEANQQNTQNEIQQQEERLQQLQAERHHLDTQIIASRRQEREAAQTALNASREQADAIASASEAWVQHQNTLTRQIEARLQTLNPQRTEQAQLQERHNQLSRQIDEQTQILERIAPELASKQTQAAELEGQLNAVSQQIQTLAQTLAANEQELQTQRQTQTRLLSEQRDKQRQLDKLEAQAQAQQEAQGTYATKIVLQADIPGVHGLVAQLGRVEPHYQLALETSAGGRLGHVVVEDDAVAAVGIELLKQKRAGRATFLPLNKIKPPRFSPIVALRHAQGFIDYAVHLIDCEPRYQTIFAYVFGSTVVFETLSTARPYLGQCRIVTLDGELLESSGAMTGGSSSYRSGLHFGISDTSDSAEMMALRDRLQDIEAMLKRCDEWLERESATAKQLTQTLTDARETRSQTQLRLEQSRKDIQGLTEQQTQVRSLLAKNTQEVQTAAERLQQLNQDLPAQERQLQALREQLAQLEAEQTPQEWQQIQSQIKTQEAVLGDREQALREAEKQLQALENQHQRTNEQLATSYQRIAEYQTQHQSIQEQQAEINRQLEAIEVQIEQTQARLTQLEQRLGEAKQERDRVEAILRNQHLNQQKLSWQRQKLQETQVTRQEKLTTLQTQLEIQQAELPDPLPEVSLMVETGDKGDGGDGEDKEASRDIPAERLEDEAGNQQGGEAGLVSSGSQENDSRETHPYSISQITVQLEKLQRDIRNGQKRLEAMEPVNMLALEEYDHTQARLQELSEKLATLEAERTELLLRIENFTTLRLRAFKESFDAINQNFQTIFAELSEGDGHLQLDDTDDPFNGGLNLVAHPKGKPVQRLASMSGGEKSLTALSFIFALQRYRPSPFYAFDEVDMFLDGANVERLARMIKQQAKLAQFIVVSLRRPMIESAERTIGVTQARGAYTQVLGLKLGSAKRD; this is encoded by the coding sequence ATGGTGCATGTTAAGCGCCTGGAACTCACTAATTTTAAATCCTTCGGCGGCACGACTCAAATTCCGATGCTGCCCGGATTTACTGTGGTTTCAGGACCTAATGGGTCAGGAAAATCCAATATCCTCGATGCTCTCCTCTTTTGTTTAGGGCTATCCAGTTCCAAGGGAATGCGGGCTGAACGTCTACCTGATCTGGTTAATCATAATAAAGAGCGACGGAGTACGGTTGAAGCCAGGGTTACGGTGACATTTGACCTATCTGACGCACCCGATATTCTAGGGGTAGAAGAGATACCGGAAAACTCGGAATCAGATGCAGAAAAGGAAGAGGAAACAGAAGAAGACAATCCCAACTCCCAACCCTTAACTCCCCAATCAACCGAATGGACTGTGACAAGGCGGCTGCGGGTGACTAAGCAAAACACCTACACCTCAACCTACTATATTAACGGTGAATCCTGCACGCTGACTCAACTGCACGAACAGCTTAACCGCCTGCGAGTCTATCCCGAAGGCTATAATGTGGTGTTACAAGGGGATGTTACCAGCATCATCTCCATGAACTCGCGAGAACGGCGGGAGATTATTGATGAATTAGCCGGAGTCGCGGCGTTTGACCGCAAAATTACCCAGACGAAAGATACCCTGAATGAGGTTAAAGAACGGGAAGATCGCTGTCGGATTATTGAAAAAGAACTGATCACCCAACGCGATCGCTTGGCGGCGGATCGGATTAAGGCGGAGAAATACAAAAAACTGCGGGCGGAACTCCAGGAAAAACAACAATGGGAACTCGTCCTCAAATGGCGATCGCTTCAACAACAGGTGGCTCATCTTATCTCTCTGATGGAGAAAGGAGAACAGGATGAACGCCAGCTAACCCAGCAATTGCATACCATAGAATCCGAAATTCGTCAAGGAACTGAACAACTCGCAACCCTCAACACCCGTGTCAAAGCCTTAGGCGAAGAAGAACAAGTTGCCGTATCCGCCACCTTAGCCAGCCAAGACGCCGAACGCCGCCAGTTACAACGCCGCCAACAGGAACTTATTCAAAACCTGGCGGATACCGAGGCGAACCAACAAAACACCCAAAACGAGATTCAGCAACAGGAAGAACGTCTGCAACAGCTTCAGGCTGAACGCCACCATCTCGACACCCAAATTATCGCCTCACGCCGCCAAGAACGGGAGGCGGCTCAAACCGCCCTGAACGCCAGCCGAGAACAAGCGGATGCGATCGCCTCGGCTTCAGAAGCCTGGGTGCAGCACCAAAACACCCTCACCCGCCAAATTGAAGCTCGACTGCAAACCCTGAATCCCCAGCGCACTGAACAAGCCCAACTCCAAGAACGGCATAACCAACTTAGCCGCCAAATTGACGAACAAACCCAGATATTAGAACGCATCGCCCCCGAACTTGCCAGCAAACAGACACAAGCGGCAGAATTAGAGGGGCAATTAAACGCCGTCTCGCAACAGATTCAAACCCTTGCCCAAACCTTAGCCGCTAATGAACAAGAGTTACAAACCCAACGGCAAACCCAAACCCGCCTCCTGTCCGAACAACGGGACAAACAGCGTCAACTGGATAAGTTAGAAGCCCAAGCACAGGCACAGCAAGAAGCCCAAGGCACTTATGCGACTAAAATTGTTCTTCAGGCGGATATCCCCGGCGTTCATGGTTTAGTCGCCCAACTCGGTCGCGTCGAACCCCACTACCAACTTGCCCTGGAAACCTCCGCAGGTGGGCGTTTGGGGCATGTCGTGGTCGAAGATGATGCAGTAGCAGCAGTGGGGATCGAACTGCTCAAACAAAAACGTGCGGGGAGAGCCACATTCTTACCCTTAAATAAAATTAAGCCGCCTCGATTCTCTCCCATTGTGGCACTGCGCCATGCTCAAGGGTTTATTGACTACGCGGTGCATTTAATCGATTGTGAACCTCGATACCAAACAATTTTTGCTTATGTATTTGGCTCGACGGTGGTGTTTGAAACCCTGAGTACGGCGCGTCCCTATTTGGGTCAATGCCGAATTGTCACATTAGACGGAGAACTTTTAGAAAGTAGTGGGGCGATGACGGGGGGAAGTAGTAGTTATCGGTCTGGATTACATTTTGGTATTAGTGATACCAGTGATTCGGCGGAGATGATGGCGTTGAGAGATCGTCTCCAAGATATTGAAGCCATGTTAAAGCGCTGTGACGAATGGCTGGAACGGGAATCAGCCACGGCTAAACAATTGACGCAAACCCTGACAGATGCCAGGGAAACCCGCTCCCAGACCCAATTACGCCTAGAACAATCCCGCAAAGACATCCAAGGGCTAACGGAACAACAAACCCAAGTGCGATCGCTCCTCGCCAAAAATACCCAGGAAGTCCAGACTGCGGCGGAACGGTTGCAGCAGTTAAATCAGGATCTTCCCGCCCAAGAACGACAACTGCAAGCCTTACGCGAACAACTGGCGCAACTGGAAGCCGAGCAAACTCCCCAGGAATGGCAACAGATTCAGAGTCAAATTAAAACCCAGGAAGCCGTATTAGGCGATCGCGAACAGGCATTGCGGGAGGCGGAAAAACAACTGCAAGCCTTAGAGAATCAGCATCAGCGCACCAACGAGCAACTGGCGACAAGTTATCAACGGATTGCCGAATATCAAACCCAACACCAATCAATCCAAGAACAGCAAGCCGAGATTAATCGTCAGCTTGAGGCAATTGAGGTGCAAATTGAACAAACCCAAGCCCGATTAACCCAGCTAGAACAGCGGTTAGGGGAAGCCAAACAAGAACGCGATCGCGTCGAGGCTATCCTCCGAAACCAACACCTCAACCAGCAAAAGCTGTCTTGGCAACGGCAAAAGCTTCAGGAAACCCAGGTGACAAGGCAGGAAAAACTGACTACCCTACAAACTCAACTTGAAATCCAACAGGCTGAATTACCTGATCCGTTGCCAGAGGTTTCCCTGATGGTAGAGACGGGAGATAAGGGAGATGGGGGAGATGGGGAAGATAAAGAAGCTAGTAGAGACATTCCAGCGGAACGTCTGGAAGATGAGGCTGGTAATCAACAGGGTGGCGAGGCGGGTTTAGTTTCATCTGGGAGCCAAGAAAACGATAGTCGTGAAACCCATCCCTACAGCATTTCCCAAATCACCGTTCAACTGGAGAAGCTGCAACGGGATATCCGCAATGGTCAAAAACGACTTGAGGCAATGGAACCCGTGAATATGTTAGCCTTGGAAGAATACGATCACACCCAAGCCCGTCTCCAGGAACTGTCGGAAAAACTGGCAACCCTAGAAGCGGAGCGGACTGAGCTATTGCTGCGAATTGAAAACTTTACTACCCTACGATTAAGAGCCTTCAAAGAATCCTTTGACGCGATTAATCAAAACTTCCAAACAATTTTTGCCGAACTCTCCGAGGGCGACGGGCATCTGCAACTGGATGACACCGACGATCCCTTTAACGGCGGACTTAACTTGGTGGCTCACCCCAAAGGCAAACCGGTGCAACGATTGGCGTCGATGTCCGGCGGCGAAAAATCTCTCACCGCCCTGAGTTTTATTTTCGCCCTACAACGGTATCGACCGTCACCATTCTATGCCTTTGACGAAGTTGACATGTTTCTCGATGGGGCAAATGTCGAGCGATTAGCTAGAATGATCAAACAACAGGCTAAACTTGCCCAATTTATCGTTGTTAGTTTGCGCCGACCTATGATTGAATCTGCCGAGCGCACCATTGGTGTTACCCAAGCGAGAGGAGCGTATACTCAAGTCTTAGGATTGAAATTAGGGTCTGCCAAACGGGACTGA
- a CDS encoding PRC-barrel domain-containing protein, translating into MTTELIRQRSDFLNTQVITRNNGKRLGVVKELLVDIDRREVVALGLRDNLLSLAGMPQYMLLSSIQQVGDVILVEDEDVVEDVDVDAYSTLINSEVITETGELLGRVRGFKFSVEDGKVASLIIASLGLPQIPDQVISTYELPIEEIVSSGPDRLIVFEGAQERLIQLTVGILERMGIGNPPWEREEEEGYYAPTTRPENQLGTGIPVRTPISQPIQTATPVEERWDEDWQEPEPEPIREPIRQQRAEPIYAEAQLEEDNWGDEWEDSSQAARRYEDPLYAEPEPYEPPHKDEYADYEVEGDAWEDTVEREPYQAPPVNIPEKTKTPEYEEEAGY; encoded by the coding sequence ATGACAACTGAACTAATTCGTCAGCGCTCCGATTTTTTAAATACTCAGGTGATTACTCGCAATAACGGTAAGCGCCTCGGTGTCGTCAAGGAGCTGCTCGTAGATATTGATCGGCGCGAAGTTGTGGCATTAGGGTTACGAGACAACCTGCTCTCGCTGGCTGGAATGCCACAGTATATGCTCCTCAGCAGCATTCAACAAGTGGGTGATGTCATCCTGGTTGAGGATGAGGATGTGGTTGAGGATGTTGACGTTGATGCCTACAGTACGCTGATCAATAGCGAAGTGATTACCGAAACCGGTGAACTCTTAGGTCGGGTTCGAGGATTCAAGTTTAGCGTAGAAGATGGCAAGGTGGCGTCTTTGATTATTGCCTCCTTGGGATTACCCCAAATCCCTGATCAGGTGATTAGTACTTATGAATTACCGATTGAGGAAATTGTTAGCAGTGGTCCAGACCGCCTCATCGTCTTTGAAGGCGCTCAAGAACGGCTGATTCAGCTAACCGTGGGTATTCTAGAGCGGATGGGCATTGGCAATCCTCCTTGGGAGCGGGAAGAAGAGGAAGGCTACTATGCGCCCACCACCCGACCGGAAAATCAATTGGGGACAGGAATACCCGTTCGCACCCCGATTTCTCAACCCATCCAGACGGCTACGCCAGTCGAGGAACGGTGGGATGAGGATTGGCAAGAACCCGAACCGGAGCCGATACGTGAGCCGATACGCCAACAACGGGCAGAGCCAATTTATGCCGAAGCCCAACTAGAAGAGGATAATTGGGGGGATGAATGGGAAGATTCGTCTCAAGCAGCGCGTCGGTATGAAGACCCCCTTTATGCAGAACCCGAACCTTATGAGCCGCCGCACAAAGATGAGTACGCGGATTATGAGGTAGAAGGTGATGCTTGGGAAGATACTGTAGAGCGCGAACCCTATCAAGCACCGCCCGTTAATATTCCCGAAAAGACTAAAACCCCCGAATATGAGGAAGAGGCGGGTTATTAG